A genomic window from Caldicellulosiruptor kronotskyensis 2002 includes:
- a CDS encoding FAD:protein FMN transferase, producing MDTALISNKTKIIKSIFALGTDIHFIFYQSNFESAFDRAYKLILDMENKLSVFKPKSLVSKLNRYGSYIPIKVCPEVYNLIKKSLEYSKFSEGYFDITIKRLMDLWKEAKQKNKMPSKEEIELALTFSGSENIKLLPNYKVKLKNKVKLDFGAIAKGFVADKIREIFEQEGINSAIVDLGGHILTVGKKHDESLWKVGIRHPFKTRKDILGFLELGSTSVVTSASYERYFTIDGKKLSHIINPKTGFPVKDDIASITVVDTNSTFADAMSTALFAMGFKKAINFIQDSKTIEAVVATSFREIYITPGLAQRFTLCDSSFRIIKTNEVIVL from the coding sequence ATGGACACAGCCTTGATTTCAAATAAGACAAAGATTATAAAATCAATATTTGCACTTGGCACAGACATTCATTTTATTTTTTACCAATCAAACTTTGAAAGTGCATTTGATAGAGCTTACAAACTCATTTTAGACATGGAAAATAAGTTGTCAGTTTTCAAGCCTAAAAGTTTGGTCTCAAAATTAAATAGATATGGAAGTTATATACCTATAAAGGTTTGTCCTGAGGTTTATAATCTCATAAAAAAATCGCTTGAATATAGCAAATTTTCAGAAGGCTATTTTGACATAACAATAAAAAGACTTATGGACCTGTGGAAAGAAGCAAAACAAAAAAATAAGATGCCGTCAAAAGAAGAAATAGAACTTGCTCTCACTTTTTCAGGCTCAGAAAATATAAAGCTTTTACCAAACTACAAAGTAAAGCTCAAAAACAAAGTCAAACTTGACTTTGGAGCTATTGCCAAAGGCTTTGTGGCAGACAAAATACGTGAGATTTTTGAACAGGAAGGTATAAATTCAGCAATTGTCGACCTTGGTGGGCATATACTGACAGTTGGGAAAAAACATGATGAGAGCCTTTGGAAGGTGGGAATTCGGCATCCTTTTAAAACAAGAAAAGATATACTGGGTTTTTTAGAACTGGGTAGTACTTCAGTTGTAACATCCGCAAGTTATGAAAGGTACTTTACAATTGATGGTAAAAAACTTTCACACATAATCAATCCAAAAACAGGATTTCCTGTAAAAGATGACATTGCAAGTATAACCGTTGTTGACACAAACTCAACATTTGCAGATGCGATGTCAACTGCTCTTTTTGCAATGGGATTTAAAAAGGCCATAAATTTCATACAGGACAGCAAGACTATTGAAGCAGTGGTTGCTACTTCTTTTCGAGAAATATATATAACACCAGGGCTTGCACAAAGGTTTACCCTGTGTGATAGCTCTTTCAGAATTATTAAGACAAATGAGGTGATTGTTCTGTGA
- a CDS encoding TetR/AcrR family transcriptional regulator, with product MFLRKEGRRAQKKLIKENKLLDAAYNLFIEKGITATAIDEIVKKAGVAKGTFYLYFKDKEDILEKLILKKSSEIVKKALQEVSTREFSSSVDKFLYFLEYIIDYLSKNRVLFKFLKKDFSWVFYKKITENEQFAELKRAKEMFLKNFNTNYTQEELEIVVFMILELVSSLTYSSIVNDEPAPIEKVKPLLLSTIRKILEN from the coding sequence ATGTTTCTTAGAAAAGAAGGTAGAAGAGCTCAGAAAAAGTTAATCAAGGAAAATAAGCTTTTAGATGCTGCTTATAATCTTTTTATTGAAAAGGGAATAACAGCCACTGCTATAGATGAAATAGTTAAAAAAGCAGGCGTTGCAAAGGGAACCTTTTATCTTTATTTCAAGGACAAGGAAGATATTCTTGAAAAGTTAATTCTCAAAAAAAGTAGTGAGATTGTCAAAAAAGCATTGCAAGAGGTATCTACAAGAGAATTTTCGTCTTCTGTTGACAAATTTCTTTATTTTCTTGAGTATATTATTGACTATTTAAGTAAAAACAGAGTTCTTTTTAAATTTTTAAAAAAGGATTTTTCATGGGTGTTTTATAAAAAGATTACCGAAAATGAACAGTTTGCAGAATTGAAAAGAGCAAAAGAAATGTTTCTAAAAAATTTTAATACAAACTATACCCAAGAAGAACTTGAGATAGTTGTTTTTATGATACTTGAACTTGTCAGCTCGCTCACCTATTCAAGTATTGTAAATGACGAGCCTGCTCCAATCGAAAAGGTAAAACCTCTTCTTTTGTCCACAATTCGAAAAATTCTTGAAAATTGA
- a CDS encoding alpha/beta hydrolase, translating to MIPLWENQDDIPFFDPENPFVPHLVPYTLESSNKLSCIIVFPGGGYTHRAQHEGEPVCKWLNSIGISAFLLNYRVLPYKHPAPLLDAKRSIRLVRYFSKKWNIDPNRIGVLGFSAGGHLASLAGTHFDSGDKKNNDPVERVSSRPDCMVLCYPVISLAEYAHEGSKKALLGENPDPVLVWTLSSHNMVSSKTPPTFLWHTSDDSSVPVENSLLFAMALKKHGVPFELHIFPHGRHGLGLANETLYVKEWTNLCEKWFESIGFIGYNV from the coding sequence ATGATTCCTCTTTGGGAAAACCAAGATGATATTCCTTTTTTTGATCCTGAAAACCCGTTTGTTCCTCATCTTGTACCTTATACACTTGAAAGCAGTAACAAACTCTCGTGTATAATTGTATTTCCGGGGGGTGGATACACCCACAGAGCCCAGCATGAGGGCGAACCTGTCTGCAAATGGCTAAACTCCATAGGAATTTCGGCTTTTTTGCTAAATTATAGAGTCTTGCCCTACAAACACCCTGCTCCTCTTTTGGATGCCAAAAGATCAATTAGACTTGTAAGATACTTTTCAAAAAAATGGAATATTGACCCAAATAGAATTGGTGTTTTGGGCTTTTCTGCAGGCGGGCACTTGGCGTCTTTGGCTGGTACACATTTTGACAGTGGCGACAAGAAAAACAACGACCCTGTTGAAAGAGTTTCCAGCAGACCCGACTGTATGGTTCTGTGTTATCCTGTTATAAGCCTTGCTGAGTATGCCCACGAAGGTAGCAAAAAAGCTCTGCTTGGTGAAAACCCCGACCCAGTTTTGGTGTGGACACTTTCATCCCACAACATGGTTTCAAGTAAAACACCGCCAACATTTTTGTGGCATACAAGCGATGATAGTAGCGTCCCTGTAGAAAACTCTCTCTTGTTTGCAATGGCTCTAAAAAAACACGGGGTACCGTTTGAGCTTCACATTTTCCCTCACGGAAGACACGGACTTGGTCTTGCCAACGAGACTTTATATGTCAAAGAGTGGACAAACCTCTGCGAAAAATGGTTTGAAAGCATAGGGTTTATAGGATATAATGTTTGA
- a CDS encoding TDT family transporter, giving the protein MKSIIKNFYPSWFVVCMGTGIITNLFKAVGYNFLSITFALINIVFFAIIFLIWFLKWFIGFESVKKDIENPLLSNYFATMPISLLIVGLNILINQQFFGKIFSVAFARYSFYLGSFLMIIFSITTFLVHLSHREIPGSLLNFAYFMPPVGNIIVPILGNEIINRSVVDGNEKSIITFINLTMFGIGFMLFLSYLPIIKGRFILQEPIEKGHFPTMFILLAPVGASIVALKGFVQSLKLTGTIDNAALPALINVLTTILWGFGFWVLMALVFLLLKNLKIKIPFSLAYWAYIFPIGIFVLATFKVNSSYNFLLLNLFVKSFVWILFVVWVYNILLTLKNVFNKKLLVR; this is encoded by the coding sequence ATGAAAAGTATCATCAAAAACTTTTATCCGTCATGGTTTGTTGTTTGTATGGGAACTGGAATTATTACAAATCTTTTCAAAGCTGTTGGCTATAACTTTTTGTCTATTACTTTTGCCTTGATTAACATTGTATTTTTTGCAATAATCTTTTTAATCTGGTTTCTAAAATGGTTTATAGGATTTGAAAGTGTAAAAAAGGATATAGAAAATCCTCTTTTATCAAACTATTTTGCTACAATGCCAATTTCCCTTTTGATTGTAGGATTAAATATTTTAATTAACCAGCAGTTCTTTGGGAAAATTTTTTCAGTCGCTTTTGCAAGGTATTCATTCTATTTAGGAAGCTTTCTTATGATAATATTTTCAATAACAACATTTTTAGTTCATCTTTCTCACAGAGAAATACCAGGTTCACTCTTAAACTTTGCGTATTTTATGCCACCTGTTGGAAATATAATAGTACCTATACTTGGCAATGAAATCATAAACAGAAGTGTAGTTGATGGCAATGAAAAAAGCATAATAACCTTCATAAATTTGACTATGTTTGGAATAGGATTTATGCTATTTTTAAGTTATTTGCCGATTATCAAAGGAAGGTTTATTTTACAAGAACCTATTGAAAAAGGTCATTTTCCAACAATGTTTATTCTTCTTGCACCTGTTGGTGCCTCAATTGTTGCTCTAAAGGGCTTTGTGCAGAGCCTCAAACTTACAGGGACAATTGATAATGCAGCTTTACCAGCTTTGATTAACGTACTGACAACAATACTCTGGGGATTTGGATTTTGGGTATTAATGGCATTGGTTTTTTTACTGCTGAAAAATCTGAAAATAAAAATTCCATTTAGCCTTGCATACTGGGCATATATTTTCCCTATTGGTATATTTGTTCTTGCAACTTTTAAAGTTAATTCAAGTTACAATTTTTTGTTGTTAAATCTTTTTGTAAAGTCTTTTGTCTGGATTTTGTTTGTTGTCTGGGTATATAACATTTTACTGACTCTCAAAAATGTATTTAACAAGAAACTTTTAGTAAGATAA
- a CDS encoding DUF1634 domain-containing protein, whose protein sequence is MENKKVTTMEDIISIVLRAGVLLSIIVICAGLFLHIVLKLSAGSLIIKTGLYILFLTPFARLVVSLLMFLIEKDLIYFAITLSIILIIIGSNLLVSINF, encoded by the coding sequence ATGGAAAATAAAAAAGTAACCACAATGGAAGACATAATAAGTATTGTTTTGAGAGCTGGAGTGCTGCTGAGTATAATTGTTATCTGTGCAGGACTTTTTCTGCATATTGTGCTAAAACTTTCTGCAGGAAGCCTGATTATAAAAACAGGGCTTTATATTCTTTTTCTTACTCCCTTCGCAAGACTTGTTGTATCTTTATTGATGTTCTTGATTGAAAAAGATTTGATATACTTTGCTATAACACTTTCTATAATTCTAATTATAATAGGAAGCAATTTACTTGTATCAATTAATTTCTAA
- a CDS encoding sulfite exporter TauE/SafE family protein produces MIAEIFAVSIIAGFVGSLLGIGGGLIVIPFLSIVFKFNMHQAAAAGLVSVIATSSGAASAYVKDKLTHLRIGMFLQLATVIGGVLGAILSGILPAKVLSLIFGVLLLYNSFLMIKNRKSDEKPQSSSFQISKWAKKLKLYGSYFDKIQNREIEYSAQNIAGGFLMMIFAGILSGLLGIGSGIFKVLALDTIMKLPFKVSTATSNFMMGVTALASISIYLARGDIVYDACGAVAVGVLFGSLLGAKVMPYIKSKYLRVAFALVLIYTSIEMIKKGLF; encoded by the coding sequence GTGATTGCCGAAATATTCGCTGTATCAATAATTGCAGGTTTTGTAGGCTCACTTCTGGGAATTGGTGGGGGGCTTATTGTCATCCCTTTTTTGTCAATTGTATTCAAGTTCAATATGCACCAGGCTGCTGCAGCCGGGCTTGTGTCAGTCATTGCAACATCGTCTGGAGCTGCGTCTGCATATGTCAAAGATAAACTTACCCATCTCAGAATAGGAATGTTCTTGCAGCTTGCAACAGTCATTGGAGGTGTACTTGGAGCAATCTTGAGCGGTATTCTGCCTGCAAAAGTTTTGTCACTCATATTTGGAGTTCTGCTTTTATACAACTCGTTTTTGATGATAAAAAATAGAAAGTCTGATGAAAAGCCACAATCTTCAAGTTTTCAAATCTCCAAATGGGCAAAGAAGCTTAAACTTTACGGAAGCTACTTTGACAAAATCCAAAACAGAGAAATAGAATACAGTGCACAAAATATTGCAGGTGGCTTTTTGATGATGATATTTGCAGGAATACTTTCTGGGCTTTTGGGTATTGGTAGCGGGATTTTCAAGGTTTTAGCACTTGACACTATAATGAAACTGCCTTTTAAAGTATCAACTGCAACAAGCAACTTCATGATGGGCGTGACTGCACTGGCCAGTATTAGCATATATCTTGCAAGAGGCGATATTGTATACGATGCATGTGGAGCTGTTGCAGTAGGTGTGCTTTTCGGTTCATTGCTGGGAGCAAAGGTTATGCCTTACATAAAATCAAAGTATCTTCGTGTTGCATTTGCTTTAGTTCTAATCTATACCTCAATTGAGATGATAAAAAAGGGGTTGTTTTAG
- a CDS encoding thioesterase family protein — MKKPELQVGLKFEIEEVVNDNMLASHFQSGLLDVFATPSMIALMEKAALLCVENYLEEGYTTVGSKVDVLHLAPTPKGMKVKAVAQLIAIEDRKLTFKVEAYDAFEKIGEGIHERFIVNRERFLNKTYQKAR, encoded by the coding sequence TTGAAAAAACCAGAACTTCAAGTTGGACTTAAATTTGAGATTGAGGAAGTAGTAAACGATAACATGCTTGCTTCTCATTTTCAAAGCGGGCTTTTGGATGTATTTGCAACTCCTTCGATGATAGCGCTGATGGAAAAGGCAGCACTTCTTTGTGTCGAAAATTATTTAGAAGAAGGTTATACCACAGTTGGAAGCAAAGTAGATGTTTTACACTTAGCACCAACACCAAAGGGAATGAAAGTAAAAGCAGTTGCCCAGCTGATTGCCATTGAAGACAGAAAACTCACATTTAAAGTTGAGGCGTATGACGCTTTTGAAAAGATTGGAGAAGGAATTCACGAAAGGTTTATTGTAAATCGCGAGAGATTTTTAAACAAAACATATCAAAAGGCAAGGTGA
- a CDS encoding formate--tetrahydrofolate ligase, with amino-acid sequence MKSISKVQETTLEPISKIAEKIGLDEDDLELYGKYKAKISLDVLKKKADKEDGKVILVTSINPTPFGEGKTTTAIGLSMAINRLGFKSIVTLREPSLGPFLGLKGGATGGGASQILPSIDINLHFTGDIHAVTSANNLLCAAIDNHIYHGNSLGINPKSITIKRAMDMNDRSLRHIIVGLSNDQKGAIREDGFVISVASEVMAVLCLSMSYDDLKEKLGNILVGFTYHKKPVYAKDLNVHGSMALLLKDALKPNLVQTSEYTAAIVHGGPFANIAHGTNSIVATKIAQKLSEYVVVEAGFGSDLGAEKFINIVARKSGIYPQAAVLVVTVKALKHHAKIEENSGLQSGVHSIQKGLENLEKHIENLKVMGFETVVALNKFPDDKDEEIELIRSFCEEMGVEFSVSSAYTHGSEGVLDLAEKVIEVSNKRKKINFVYQDSDSIEEKIKKVATIIYGAKDVKFSKAALSKLELIKNLKVEHFPICMSKTQYSLSDDPKVLGRPKDFVLNVTDIEIKNGAGFVVVMCGDIIAMPGLGKDFAALHLDIDNSGNPIFK; translated from the coding sequence ATGAAAAGCATATCAAAAGTGCAGGAGACCACTCTTGAGCCTATATCCAAGATTGCAGAGAAAATAGGGCTTGACGAGGATGACCTTGAGCTTTACGGGAAGTACAAGGCAAAAATCAGTTTAGATGTGCTTAAGAAAAAAGCAGACAAAGAAGACGGCAAGGTTATTCTGGTGACATCTATTAACCCAACACCTTTTGGAGAGGGGAAGACGACAACTGCGATTGGTCTTTCTATGGCAATAAACAGGCTGGGGTTTAAATCTATCGTTACTTTAAGAGAACCTTCCTTAGGACCGTTTTTGGGTTTAAAAGGTGGGGCAACAGGTGGCGGCGCTTCTCAGATTTTGCCCTCAATTGATATAAATCTTCACTTTACAGGAGACATTCATGCAGTGACCTCTGCAAACAATCTTCTTTGCGCTGCCATTGACAACCACATTTATCATGGAAATAGCCTTGGAATAAATCCAAAGTCTATAACCATAAAAAGAGCAATGGATATGAATGATAGAAGTCTTCGGCACATTATAGTTGGACTTTCAAATGACCAGAAAGGTGCTATAAGAGAAGATGGGTTTGTTATCTCTGTTGCCTCTGAAGTGATGGCAGTTTTGTGTCTTTCAATGAGCTATGACGATCTAAAAGAAAAACTTGGAAATATATTAGTAGGTTTTACCTATCACAAAAAACCTGTGTATGCCAAGGATTTGAATGTCCATGGGAGTATGGCTCTTTTGTTAAAAGATGCACTAAAACCAAACCTTGTTCAAACTTCTGAATATACCGCTGCAATTGTTCATGGTGGTCCTTTTGCAAATATTGCACACGGAACAAATAGCATTGTTGCAACAAAAATTGCTCAAAAGCTTTCTGAATATGTAGTTGTTGAGGCAGGTTTTGGGTCGGATTTAGGAGCAGAGAAGTTTATAAATATTGTTGCAAGAAAATCTGGAATATATCCACAAGCTGCTGTTCTGGTTGTGACAGTAAAAGCATTAAAACATCATGCGAAGATTGAAGAAAATAGTGGTTTACAAAGTGGTGTACATTCTATTCAAAAAGGGCTTGAGAATTTAGAAAAGCACATTGAAAATCTCAAAGTCATGGGGTTTGAGACAGTGGTGGCTTTAAATAAGTTTCCGGACGATAAAGATGAAGAGATTGAGCTTATCAGGTCTTTTTGTGAGGAAATGGGTGTAGAATTTTCAGTATCAAGTGCATATACTCATGGCTCAGAAGGTGTGCTTGATCTTGCTGAAAAGGTTATAGAGGTGAGCAATAAAAGGAAAAAAATAAACTTTGTTTACCAAGACAGTGATTCTATCGAGGAGAAAATTAAAAAAGTTGCAACCATCATCTATGGCGCCAAAGATGTAAAATTTTCTAAAGCAGCTTTGTCAAAACTTGAGCTTATAAAAAACCTCAAGGTTGAACATTTTCCCATTTGTATGTCAAAAACTCAGTATTCGCTTTCTGATGACCCGAAAGTGTTGGGAAGACCGAAGGATTTTGTTCTGAATGTCACAGATATAGAGATAAAAAATGGAGCTGGGTTTGTGGTTGTCATGTGCGGAGATATAATAGCGATGCCGGGACTTGGGAAAGACTTTGCAGCTCTTCATCTTGACATTGACAATAGCGGAAATCCCATTTTTAAATAA
- a CDS encoding aminotransferase class I/II-fold pyridoxal phosphate-dependent enzyme yields MIDTTKFSLADFMKSEDKNIMELAKEFWEYKEDYVRRRHYQYRRVSITGSGPTMKIIDHYTGQVKEMINLASNDYLNLTKHPRTIKAGIEAVKKYGTGAGSVPLLGGTLDIHVELEKKLAKFKGCEDALIYTSGYGSNLGTISAILHEKDVAILDMYVHASIIDGCRNTNVEFFRHNNMDSLEKVLKKVKDKYNTKLVIVDGVYSMDGDIAPLDQIVEIAHAYGAFVMVDEAHATGVIGKNGRGTPEHCNVEGKVDIVAGTLSKALGAVGGFIATNKELVNYLHFYSRAYMFSTAPTPQATASLIEALNVIEEEPELRQRLWDNIRYFRENLLKLGFNLGNQQTAIFPIIIGDDYKVKEMCRELHEAGIYVNPVFYPAVPRRLSRIRMSITAGHTKEHLDRTLDVLEHLGKKYGII; encoded by the coding sequence GTGATTGATACCACAAAATTTTCACTTGCTGATTTTATGAAGAGTGAAGATAAAAATATTATGGAACTTGCAAAAGAGTTCTGGGAGTACAAGGAAGATTATGTAAGAAGAAGACATTATCAATACAGAAGAGTTTCAATAACAGGGTCAGGACCAACAATGAAGATTATCGACCATTACACAGGACAGGTCAAAGAGATGATAAATCTTGCATCAAACGATTATCTCAATCTAACAAAACATCCAAGAACAATTAAAGCAGGGATTGAAGCTGTCAAAAAGTATGGTACAGGGGCTGGGTCTGTGCCACTTCTTGGTGGAACACTTGACATTCATGTAGAGCTTGAAAAAAAACTTGCAAAGTTCAAAGGCTGTGAGGATGCTCTGATTTACACAAGTGGTTATGGATCCAATCTGGGGACAATTTCAGCAATTCTGCACGAAAAGGACGTTGCTATACTTGATATGTATGTACATGCAAGTATAATCGATGGATGTAGAAATACAAATGTAGAGTTTTTCAGACACAACAATATGGATTCTTTAGAAAAAGTATTGAAAAAGGTTAAGGACAAATACAACACAAAACTTGTCATAGTTGATGGTGTGTATTCAATGGACGGTGACATCGCCCCGCTTGACCAGATTGTTGAAATAGCACATGCTTATGGCGCATTTGTCATGGTCGATGAAGCCCATGCAACAGGTGTGATTGGCAAAAACGGAAGAGGAACACCTGAACATTGCAATGTGGAAGGAAAGGTTGATATAGTTGCAGGAACTTTATCAAAAGCGCTTGGTGCTGTTGGTGGATTTATCGCAACAAACAAAGAGCTTGTAAACTATCTACACTTTTATTCAAGAGCATACATGTTCTCAACAGCACCAACACCACAGGCAACAGCCTCTTTAATTGAAGCGTTGAATGTTATTGAAGAGGAACCAGAGCTTCGCCAAAGACTTTGGGACAATATCAGGTATTTTAGAGAAAACCTTCTAAAGCTTGGATTTAATCTTGGTAACCAGCAAACTGCTATTTTTCCAATAATTATAGGGGATGATTACAAAGTAAAAGAGATGTGCAGAGAGCTTCATGAAGCAGGGATATATGTAAATCCTGTGTTTTATCCTGCTGTTCCAAGAAGACTTTCGCGAATTAGAATGTCTATTACAGCTGGGCATACAAAAGAGCATCTTGACAGAACATTAGATGTCCTTGAACACTTGGGTAAGAAATACGGTATAATTTAA